In one window of Halomarina pelagica DNA:
- a CDS encoding DUF5781 family protein, with protein MDVRVLGGGPTGPFLSAQGLFETEYDLSKPVRVRVRRDPDERTWTGHYPDHHVLNISAQAATSAMARELALHEYAHMRRNEEAHPSHTQSTAEAIYIGLAGRRVEQRKLTHCYQIANHMKDIYADDITLSVAPADKLVSFLEASLAAALADRPHDPPRGHRLTPASDPEITVVNAAFALALVERHDLVGTDHRLYDLAHAAADDAPGVPLERFKHHFETLADDPDPSEYRKALVDVTRRYAVETGQAAD; from the coding sequence ATGGACGTTCGAGTGTTAGGCGGCGGACCGACGGGGCCGTTTCTCAGCGCGCAGGGGCTGTTCGAGACGGAGTACGACCTCTCGAAGCCGGTGCGCGTGCGCGTCCGGCGGGACCCCGACGAGCGGACGTGGACGGGTCACTACCCCGACCACCACGTCCTGAACATCTCCGCCCAGGCGGCCACCAGCGCGATGGCGCGCGAACTCGCCCTCCACGAGTACGCCCACATGCGGCGCAACGAGGAGGCCCACCCCTCCCACACCCAGTCGACGGCGGAGGCCATCTACATCGGACTGGCCGGGCGGCGCGTCGAGCAGCGTAAGCTCACCCACTGCTACCAGATCGCGAACCACATGAAGGACATCTACGCCGACGACATCACGCTCTCGGTCGCCCCGGCGGACAAACTCGTCTCCTTCCTGGAGGCGAGCCTCGCGGCGGCGCTGGCGGACCGCCCGCACGACCCGCCGCGGGGCCACCGGCTCACGCCCGCGTCCGATCCCGAGATCACCGTCGTCAACGCCGCGTTCGCCCTCGCGCTGGTCGAGCGCCACGACCTCGTCGGGACGGACCACCGCCTCTACGACCTCGCGCACGCCGCGGCCGACGACGCGCCGGGCGTCCCCCTCGAACGGTTCAAGCACCACTTCGAGACGCTGGCGGACGACCCTGATCCGAGCGAGTACCGCAAGGCGCTCGTGGACGTCACCAGACGGTACGCGGTCGAGACGGGGCAGGCGGCCGATTGA
- a CDS encoding 30S ribosomal protein S7, protein MSESEAPDPEPPAGTDEEETSVDALLFTKWDVSDIAFSDPSMERYITLTPIAHTMGRHSSKQFKKSEISIVERLVNRLMQTEENTGKKQKTMKIVREAFDIVHDRTEENPVQVLVQAVENAGPREETVRLKYGGISVPKAVDVAPQRRVDQSLKFIAEGAYNASFKTATPAAEALASQLIGAANYDVQTYAINQKEEKERVAAAAR, encoded by the coding sequence GTGAGCGAGAGCGAAGCACCTGACCCCGAGCCGCCCGCCGGCACCGACGAGGAGGAAACGAGCGTCGACGCGCTGCTCTTCACGAAGTGGGACGTCTCCGACATCGCCTTCTCCGACCCCTCGATGGAGCGCTACATCACGCTCACCCCTATCGCCCACACGATGGGTCGACACTCCTCGAAGCAGTTCAAGAAGTCCGAGATCAGCATCGTCGAGCGGCTCGTCAACCGCCTGATGCAGACCGAGGAGAACACCGGCAAGAAGCAGAAGACGATGAAGATCGTCCGCGAGGCGTTCGACATCGTCCACGACCGCACGGAGGAGAACCCCGTGCAGGTGCTCGTCCAGGCCGTCGAGAACGCCGGCCCGCGCGAGGAGACCGTCCGGCTCAAGTACGGCGGCATCTCGGTCCCGAAGGCCGTCGACGTCGCACCCCAGCGCCGGGTCGACCAGTCGCTCAAGTTCATCGCCGAGGGCGCGTACAACGCGTCGTTCAAGACCGCCACGCCCGCCGCCGAGGCGCTCGCCTCGCAGCTCATCGGCGCGGCCAACTACGACGTCCAGACCTACGCGATCAACCAGAAGGAAGAGAAAGAGCGCGTCGCCGCCGCGGCACGGTAA
- a CDS encoding NmrA family NAD(P)-binding protein, translating into MSRRVLVTGATGTTGSAVVESLLAADYDAVAAVRDVAAARERFGRGVEYARFDFTDPATYDALGGADALYLVRPPALSRVHRDVFPVVDAAERAGVERVVFLSVLGAEKAPPIPHRRIERRLERSSLSHTFLRAAYFMQNLSGVHAVDVRERDEVYVPAGTGRVGMVDARDVAAVAARALVEPDRANQAYDLTGPEALGFDAVARTLSSVLGRGIRYPAPSYPAFVRRLRARGYPWGYVAVLCGIYAPVRLHRADRVTDAVSRLLGRPPRSFEAFAEGDRSPWSPT; encoded by the coding sequence ATGAGCCGCCGAGTCCTCGTCACGGGCGCGACCGGTACTACCGGGTCGGCCGTGGTCGAGTCGCTGCTCGCCGCCGACTACGACGCGGTCGCCGCGGTCCGCGACGTCGCCGCCGCGCGCGAGCGGTTCGGTCGCGGCGTCGAGTACGCCCGCTTCGACTTCACCGACCCGGCGACCTACGACGCCCTCGGCGGTGCTGACGCACTCTACCTCGTTCGGCCGCCGGCGCTGAGCCGGGTCCACAGGGACGTGTTTCCCGTCGTCGACGCGGCCGAGCGCGCGGGCGTCGAGCGAGTCGTCTTCCTGTCCGTGCTGGGCGCGGAGAAGGCCCCGCCGATCCCGCACCGGCGGATCGAGCGGCGGCTCGAACGCTCGTCGCTCTCGCATACGTTCCTCCGAGCGGCGTACTTCATGCAGAACCTGAGCGGCGTCCACGCGGTCGACGTGCGCGAGCGCGACGAGGTGTACGTTCCCGCGGGAACCGGCCGGGTCGGCATGGTGGACGCCCGCGACGTGGCGGCCGTCGCCGCCCGCGCGCTCGTCGAACCGGATCGCGCGAATCAGGCCTACGACCTCACCGGCCCGGAGGCCCTCGGCTTCGACGCGGTGGCCCGGACGCTCTCGTCGGTGCTCGGTCGCGGGATACGCTACCCAGCGCCCTCCTACCCGGCGTTCGTCCGGCGGCTGCGCGCCCGCGGCTACCCGTGGGGGTACGTCGCGGTGCTGTGCGGCATTTACGCGCCGGTCCGCCTGCACCGGGCGGACCGGGTCACCGACGCGGTGAGCCGGCTCCTCGGCCGTCCGCCCCGCTCGTTCGAGGCGTTCGCGGAGGGCGACCGCTCGCCGTGGTCGCCGACCTGA
- a CDS encoding aminopeptidase, producing the protein MDERIREHARVLVEWSARVERGDDVVVSVGPDAHELAVAVCELLGERGANVATTYDSGELTRAYLRAHDGDFETPDHRLALYERADVVLSLGGGRNTSATADVPGEARQAYARAQTPVREARMDTRWVSTVHPTRSLAQQAGMAVEEYREFAYGAILRDWAALADEMGRMKDLLDEGSEVRLVKEDTDLTMSIEGRTAVNSAASVAYDSHNLPSGEVFTAPYAAEGEVFFDVPMTLHGKRVRNVRLAFEGGEVVDYSAEANEGVLEEILTTDEGARRLGELGVGMNRGIDRFTDNILFDEKMGDTVHMAVGRAYDSNLPESEEGNQSAVHVDMITDVSEDSRLEIDGEVVQRDGRFRWEEGFEG; encoded by the coding sequence ATGGACGAACGAATCCGCGAGCACGCCCGCGTGCTCGTCGAGTGGAGCGCCCGCGTCGAGCGCGGCGACGACGTCGTCGTGAGCGTCGGCCCCGACGCCCACGAACTCGCCGTGGCGGTCTGCGAACTGCTCGGCGAGCGTGGTGCGAACGTCGCGACGACCTACGACTCCGGCGAACTCACGCGTGCGTACCTCCGCGCGCACGACGGTGACTTCGAGACGCCGGACCACCGGCTCGCGCTGTACGAGCGCGCGGACGTCGTGCTCTCACTCGGCGGGGGACGCAACACAAGCGCCACCGCCGACGTTCCGGGGGAGGCGCGACAGGCGTACGCGAGGGCGCAGACGCCCGTCCGCGAGGCGCGCATGGACACCCGGTGGGTCTCGACGGTCCACCCGACGCGGTCGCTCGCCCAGCAGGCCGGGATGGCCGTGGAGGAGTACCGGGAGTTCGCCTACGGCGCGATCCTCCGGGACTGGGCGGCGCTCGCCGACGAGATGGGCCGGATGAAGGACCTCCTCGACGAGGGGAGCGAGGTCCGGCTCGTAAAGGAGGACACCGACCTCACGATGTCGATCGAGGGACGCACCGCGGTCAACAGCGCCGCGAGCGTCGCCTACGACAGCCACAACCTCCCCTCCGGCGAGGTGTTCACCGCGCCGTACGCGGCCGAGGGCGAGGTGTTCTTCGACGTGCCGATGACGCTGCACGGCAAGCGCGTCCGGAACGTCCGCCTGGCGTTCGAGGGCGGCGAGGTCGTCGACTACTCCGCAGAGGCGAACGAGGGGGTCCTCGAGGAGATCCTCACGACCGACGAGGGGGCGCGGCGGCTCGGCGAACTCGGCGTCGGCATGAACCGCGGGATCGACCGCTTCACGGACAACATCCTCTTCGACGAGAAGATGGGCGACACCGTACACATGGCGGTCGGCCGCGCCTACGACTCGAACCTCCCCGAGAGCGAGGAGGGGAATCAGAGCGCCGTCCACGTGGATATGATCACCGACGTGAGCGAGGACTCGCGCCTGGAGATCGACGGCGAGGTGGTCCAGCGCGACGGGCGCTTCCGCTGGGAGGAGGGGTTCGAGGGGTAG
- a CDS encoding elongation factor EF-2 yields the protein MGRRKKIVQECERLMDKPENIRNIAIAAHVDHGKTTLSDNLLAGAGMISDETAGHQLAMDTEEDEQERGITIDAANVSMTHEYDEKNHLINLIDTPGHVDFGGDVTRAMRAVDGALVVVDAVEGAMPQTETVLRQALREGVKPALFINKVDRLISELQEGPQEMQQRLMAVIRDVNELIRGMTEEMDDVGDWRVSVEEGTVAFGSALYKWGVSMPSMQETGMDFGDIIDLERAGEREELHERTPLSDVVLDMVCEHFPNPIDAQPRRIPRIWRGDSESELAEQMRLVDDEGEVVLMVTDISMDPHAGEIATGRVFSGTIEKGQELYVSGTAGKNRVQSVGIFMGGEREEVERVPAGNIAAVTGLRDAIAGSTVSSIEMTPFESIEHISEPVITKSVEAKSMDDLPKLIETLRQVSKEDPTIRIEINEDTGEHLISGQGELHLEVITQRIERNQGIPVITGEPIVVFREQPTRAGDVVEGISPNRHNRFYISVEPLSQDIVDILKLGEASMDMPELERREALQEAGMDKDTSQNVEHIYGTNILIDDTKGIQHLNETMELVIEGLEEALDDGPLAAEPVQGALIRLHDAKLHEDAIHRGPAQVIPATRQAVHGALIDAEVRLLEPIQNVRIDVPNEHMGPASGEIQGRRGRVDDMYQEGDLMVVEGVAPVSEMLGFSSDIRSATEGRASWNTENAGFQVMADNLQGETITEIRERKGMKTELPPSVDYF from the coding sequence ATGGGCCGACGTAAGAAAATCGTACAGGAATGCGAGCGGCTGATGGACAAGCCGGAGAACATCCGGAACATCGCGATCGCCGCTCACGTCGACCACGGGAAGACGACACTCTCCGACAACCTGCTCGCGGGCGCGGGCATGATCTCCGACGAGACGGCCGGCCACCAGCTGGCGATGGACACCGAGGAGGACGAGCAGGAGCGCGGCATCACGATCGACGCCGCGAACGTCTCGATGACCCACGAGTACGACGAGAAGAACCACCTCATCAACCTCATCGACACGCCCGGCCACGTCGACTTCGGCGGCGACGTGACGCGCGCGATGCGAGCCGTCGACGGGGCGCTCGTGGTCGTCGACGCCGTCGAGGGCGCGATGCCCCAGACGGAGACCGTCCTCCGGCAGGCGCTCCGCGAGGGCGTGAAGCCCGCGCTGTTCATCAACAAGGTCGACCGCCTCATCTCGGAACTCCAGGAGGGACCCCAGGAGATGCAGCAGCGGCTCATGGCGGTCATCCGCGACGTGAACGAACTCATCCGCGGCATGACCGAGGAGATGGACGACGTCGGCGACTGGCGCGTCTCCGTCGAGGAGGGCACCGTCGCGTTCGGGTCGGCCCTGTACAAGTGGGGCGTCTCGATGCCCTCGATGCAGGAGACGGGCATGGACTTCGGCGACATCATCGACCTCGAGCGCGCCGGCGAGCGCGAGGAACTCCACGAGCGGACGCCGCTCTCGGACGTCGTGCTCGACATGGTCTGTGAGCACTTCCCCAACCCCATCGACGCCCAGCCCCGCCGCATCCCGCGGATCTGGCGCGGCGACTCGGAGTCGGAACTCGCAGAGCAGATGCGCCTCGTCGACGACGAGGGCGAGGTCGTCCTCATGGTCACCGACATCTCCATGGACCCGCACGCGGGCGAGATCGCCACCGGCCGCGTCTTCTCCGGCACCATCGAGAAGGGCCAGGAACTCTACGTCTCCGGGACGGCCGGGAAGAACCGCGTCCAGTCCGTCGGCATCTTCATGGGCGGCGAGCGCGAGGAGGTCGAGCGCGTCCCCGCGGGGAACATCGCCGCCGTGACCGGCCTGCGCGACGCCATCGCCGGCTCTACCGTCTCCTCCATCGAGATGACGCCCTTCGAGTCGATCGAACACATCTCCGAGCCCGTCATCACGAAGTCCGTCGAGGCCAAGAGCATGGACGACCTGCCGAAGCTCATCGAGACGCTCCGCCAGGTGTCGAAGGAGGACCCGACGATCCGCATCGAGATCAACGAGGACACCGGCGAGCACCTCATCAGCGGCCAGGGCGAACTCCACCTCGAAGTCATCACCCAGCGCATCGAGCGCAACCAGGGCATCCCGGTCATCACGGGCGAGCCGATCGTCGTCTTCCGCGAACAGCCCACCAGGGCCGGCGACGTCGTCGAGGGCATCTCGCCGAACCGCCACAACCGGTTCTACATCAGCGTCGAACCCCTCAGTCAGGACATCGTCGACATCCTGAAGCTCGGCGAGGCGTCCATGGACATGCCCGAACTGGAGCGCCGCGAGGCCCTCCAGGAGGCCGGCATGGACAAGGACACCTCCCAGAACGTCGAGCACATCTACGGGACGAACATCCTCATCGACGACACGAAGGGTATCCAGCACCTGAACGAGACGATGGAACTCGTCATCGAGGGCCTGGAGGAGGCCCTCGACGACGGGCCGCTCGCCGCCGAGCCGGTGCAGGGCGCGCTCATCCGCCTCCACGACGCGAAGCTCCACGAGGACGCCATCCACCGCGGCCCGGCGCAGGTCATCCCGGCGACCCGCCAGGCCGTCCACGGCGCGCTCATCGACGCGGAGGTGCGGCTCCTCGAACCCATCCAGAACGTCCGCATCGACGTCCCCAACGAGCACATGGGGCCCGCGAGCGGCGAGATCCAGGGCCGCCGCGGCCGCGTCGACGACATGTACCAGGAGGGCGACCTCATGGTCGTCGAGGGCGTCGCGCCCGTCTCCGAGATGCTCGGCTTCTCCAGCGACATTCGGAGCGCCACCGAGGGGCGTGCCTCCTGGAACACCGAGAACGCCGGCTTCCAGGTCATGGCCGACAACCTCCAGGGCGAGACGATCACGGAGATCCGAGAGCGCAAGGGCATGAAGACGGAACTGCCCCCGAGCGTCGATTACTTCTAG
- a CDS encoding J domain-containing protein, producing the protein MVTVLGWVALALAAVLGATAAIACIVGVTGTPLALPVALALAVGGHRCWRYGNERVVGDIYERIGVEGEWTDGRRERTPADDWHREGWRATVGGRDAGDGEWTGDDWRWADGARDGWTGAGSRNDRNGTASNGRGDADGRTTGRSRTGGAGAANGGRGTNRRGTDRRGSDGRGIDGRAPGGAAVGIDPELAAAYRVLGVDADADADAIRRAYRERAKETHPDAGGDREAFKRVRWAYERVRERR; encoded by the coding sequence ATGGTGACCGTGCTCGGCTGGGTCGCACTCGCGCTCGCGGCGGTCCTCGGAGCGACGGCGGCGATCGCGTGCATCGTCGGCGTCACCGGGACGCCGCTCGCCCTGCCCGTCGCGCTCGCGCTCGCCGTCGGGGGACACCGCTGCTGGCGCTACGGCAACGAGCGCGTCGTCGGCGACATCTACGAGCGAATCGGCGTCGAGGGGGAGTGGACCGACGGGCGGCGCGAACGGACGCCCGCCGACGACTGGCACCGCGAGGGCTGGCGGGCGACCGTCGGCGGGCGCGACGCGGGAGACGGCGAGTGGACCGGCGACGACTGGCGCTGGGCGGACGGCGCGCGCGACGGCTGGACGGGGGCGGGAAGTAGAAACGATCGGAACGGAACCGCGAGTAACGGTCGGGGAGACGCAGACGGGCGGACGACCGGACGCTCGCGGACGGGCGGCGCGGGGGCCGCGAACGGCGGGCGAGGGACGAACCGGCGCGGAACCGACCGACGGGGGTCCGACGGACGCGGAATCGACGGACGGGCACCCGGCGGGGCGGCGGTCGGGATCGATCCCGAACTCGCGGCGGCCTACCGCGTGCTCGGCGTGGACGCGGACGCCGACGCGGACGCGATCAGGCGGGCGTACCGCGAGCGGGCGAAGGAGACGCACCCCGACGCCGGCGGGGATCGGGAGGCGTTCAAGCGCGTTCGGTGGGCCTACGAGCGCGTTCGAGAGCGACGGTAG